A stretch of the Erinaceus europaeus chromosome 23, mEriEur2.1, whole genome shotgun sequence genome encodes the following:
- the LOC103123676 gene encoding zinc finger protein 709-like isoform X1: MTVSQCSVTYEDVTVIFTQEEWALLNPPEKKLYRDVMWETFMNFLSIEKLQGDHSTKEQHNHQGSKQSNIVNITEAKERSQNGQIPQECELNNKVFTYSYHLQKQKRIHIGEKPYECKQCIKTFSSSHLRVHERTHSGMKTYECKQCSKAFRQPSQLQDHERIHSGEKPYECKQCSKAFFTCRHLRDHEKTHSGEKPYGCKQCSKTFRSSSHLRQHERTHSGEKPYECIQCSKTFSSSSSLQVHKRIHSGEKPYGCKQCNKTFRFSSSLRQHERTHSGEKPYECKQCSKTFRQYSSLWEHERIHRGEKPYVCKQCNKTFRQHSSLREHERTHSGEKPYECKQCSKTFIYSSSLRKHEITHSGEKPYECKQCSKTFSSSSYLRKHEIAHSGDKSYECKQCSKTFSQSNLLRTHERTHRGVKHECRQCHKAFRFSSTLRTHERMHSGEKPYECKQCSKAFSQFSNLRTHERTHSGEKPYKCTQCNKTFRFSSSFRTHERSHSGEKPYECTQCNKTFSCSSYRRRHERTHSGEKPYECKQSIKTPEYPSTLQVYGSGEKPYECEQYSKGFHYFTTN; encoded by the exons atgacGGTTTCTCAG tgctcagtgacctatgaagatgtaactgtgatattcactcaagaggagtgggcactattaaatcctccagagaagaaactctacagagatgtgatgtgggAAACCTTTATGAACTTTCTCTCAATAG aaAAACTACAAGGGGACCATTCTACAAAAGAGCAGCATAACCACCAAGGAAGTAAACAAAG TAATATAGTCAATATCACTGAAGCCAAAGAAAGAAGTCAAAATGGTCAAATACCTCAAGAATGTGAATTAAACAACAAAGTATTCACTTATTCTTATCATcttcaaaaacagaaaagaattcacattggagagaaaccttatgaatgtaaacaatgcatTAAAACATTCAGTTCTAGTCATCTTCGAGTACATGAACGAACTCACAGTGGCATGAaaacctatgaatgtaaacaatgtagtaaagcattcaggcAACCCAGTCAACTTCAGGATCATGaacgaattcacagtggagagaaaccctatgaatgtaaacaatgtagtaaagcattcttTACATGCAGACATCTTCGGGATCATGAaaaaactcacagtggagagaaaccctatggatGTAAACAATGCAGTAAAACATTCCGTTCTTCTAGTCATCTTCGacaacatgaaagaactcacagtggagagaaaccctatgaatgtatacaatgtagtaaaacattcagttcttccagtTCTCTTCAGGTacataaaagaattcacagtggagagaaaccctatggatGTAAACAATGTAATAAAACATTCCGTTTTTCTAGTAGTCTTCGACAACATGAAAGAacacacagtggagagaaaccctatgaatgtaaacaatgcagtaaaacattcaggcaatacAGTTCTCTTTgggaacatgaaagaattcacagaggAGAAAAACCTTATGTATGTAAACAGTGTAATAAAACATTCAGGCAACACAGTTCTCTTCGagaacatgaaagaactcacagtggagagaaaccctatgaatgtaaacagtgttctAAAACATTCATTTATTCCAGTTCTCTTCGGAAGCATGAaataactcacagtggagagaaaccttatgaatgtaaacaatgtagtaaaacattcagttcttccagtTATCTTCGGAAGCATGAAATAGCTCATAGTGGAGATAAATCCtacgaatgtaaacaatgtagtaaaacattcagtcaatccAATCTTCTTCgcacacatgaaagaactcacagaggAGTGAAACATGAATGTAGACAATGTCATAAAGCATTTAGATTTTCCAGTACTCTTAGAACACATGAAAGaatgcacagtggagagaaaccctatgaatgtaaacagtgtagtaaagcattcagtcaaTTCTCTAATCTTCGGAcgcatgaaagaactcacagtggagagaaaccttataaATGTACACAATGTAATAAAACATTCAGATTTTCCAGTTCTTTTAGGACACATGAAagatctcacagtggagagaaaccttatgaatgtacacaatgtaataaaacattcagttgttccagttatcgtcggagacatgaaagaactcacagtggagagaaaccctatgaatgtaaacaaagtATTAAAACCCCAGAATATCCCTCTACTCTTCAGGTATATggaagtggagagaaaccctatgaatgtgaaCAATACAGTAAAGGTTTCCATTATTTCACTACTAATTGA
- the LOC103123676 gene encoding zinc finger protein 709-like isoform X2: protein MTVSQCSVTYEDVTVIFTQEEWALLNPPEKKLYRDVMWETFMNFLSIEKLQGDHSTKEQHNHQGSKQSNIVNITEAKERSQNGQIPQECELNNKVFTYSYHLQKQKRIHIGEKPYECKQCIKTFSSSHLRVHERTHSGMKTYECKQCSKAFRQPSQLQDHERIHSGEKPYECKQCSKAFFTCRHLRDHEKTHSGEKPYGCKQCSKTFRSSSHLRQHERTHSGEKPYECIQCSKTFSSSSSLQVHKRIHSGEKPYGCKQCNKTFRFSSSLRQHERTHSGEKPYECKQCSKTFRQYSSLWEHERIHRGEKPYVCKQCNKTFRQHSSLREHERTHSGEKPYECKQCSKTFIYSSSLRKHEITHSGEKPYECKQCSKTFSSSSYLRKHEIAHSGDKSYECKQCSKTFSQSNLLRTHERTHRGVKHECRQCHKAFRFSSTLRTHERMHSGEKPYECKQCSKAFSQFSNLRTHERTHSGEKPYKCTQCNKTFRFSSSFRTHERSHSGEKPYECTQCNKTFSCSSYRRRHERTHSGEKPYECKQSIKTPEYPSTLQPLSSICYHETNLTSLDR from the exons atgacGGTTTCTCAG tgctcagtgacctatgaagatgtaactgtgatattcactcaagaggagtgggcactattaaatcctccagagaagaaactctacagagatgtgatgtgggAAACCTTTATGAACTTTCTCTCAATAG aaAAACTACAAGGGGACCATTCTACAAAAGAGCAGCATAACCACCAAGGAAGTAAACAAAG TAATATAGTCAATATCACTGAAGCCAAAGAAAGAAGTCAAAATGGTCAAATACCTCAAGAATGTGAATTAAACAACAAAGTATTCACTTATTCTTATCATcttcaaaaacagaaaagaattcacattggagagaaaccttatgaatgtaaacaatgcatTAAAACATTCAGTTCTAGTCATCTTCGAGTACATGAACGAACTCACAGTGGCATGAaaacctatgaatgtaaacaatgtagtaaagcattcaggcAACCCAGTCAACTTCAGGATCATGaacgaattcacagtggagagaaaccctatgaatgtaaacaatgtagtaaagcattcttTACATGCAGACATCTTCGGGATCATGAaaaaactcacagtggagagaaaccctatggatGTAAACAATGCAGTAAAACATTCCGTTCTTCTAGTCATCTTCGacaacatgaaagaactcacagtggagagaaaccctatgaatgtatacaatgtagtaaaacattcagttcttccagtTCTCTTCAGGTacataaaagaattcacagtggagagaaaccctatggatGTAAACAATGTAATAAAACATTCCGTTTTTCTAGTAGTCTTCGACAACATGAAAGAacacacagtggagagaaaccctatgaatgtaaacaatgcagtaaaacattcaggcaatacAGTTCTCTTTgggaacatgaaagaattcacagaggAGAAAAACCTTATGTATGTAAACAGTGTAATAAAACATTCAGGCAACACAGTTCTCTTCGagaacatgaaagaactcacagtggagagaaaccctatgaatgtaaacagtgttctAAAACATTCATTTATTCCAGTTCTCTTCGGAAGCATGAaataactcacagtggagagaaaccttatgaatgtaaacaatgtagtaaaacattcagttcttccagtTATCTTCGGAAGCATGAAATAGCTCATAGTGGAGATAAATCCtacgaatgtaaacaatgtagtaaaacattcagtcaatccAATCTTCTTCgcacacatgaaagaactcacagaggAGTGAAACATGAATGTAGACAATGTCATAAAGCATTTAGATTTTCCAGTACTCTTAGAACACATGAAAGaatgcacagtggagagaaaccctatgaatgtaaacagtgtagtaaagcattcagtcaaTTCTCTAATCTTCGGAcgcatgaaagaactcacagtggagagaaaccttataaATGTACACAATGTAATAAAACATTCAGATTTTCCAGTTCTTTTAGGACACATGAAagatctcacagtggagagaaaccttatgaatgtacacaatgtaataaaacattcagttgttccagttatcgtcggagacatgaaagaactcacagtggagagaaaccctatgaatgtaaacaaagtATTAAAACCCCAGAATATCCCTCTACTCTTCAG ccactaagttccatatgctaccatgaaactaacctgacttcactggaccgATGA